In Thiovibrio frasassiensis, one DNA window encodes the following:
- the prfA gene encoding peptide chain release factor 1, protein MFAQLENVAERKLALEARLSEPQLASDQAEFRRVAKEHAHLAKLDELYSNYKKVNKEIAENRLLLQEEDDSELRDLVRADLGELELRQEELIKELRVALLPKDPNDDKNTLLEIRAGTGGDEAALFVSDLFRMYSRFAEQQGWKVEVMTSNPTGIGGFKEIIALISGDHVYSKLKYESGAHRVQRVPETETQGRIHTSAVTVAVLPEAEEVELDISPNELRFDVYRSTGSGGQSVNTTDSAVRVTHLPTGLVVTCQDEKSQHKNKAKALQVLRARLLDKMQREQDELMSADRRSQVGSGDRSERIRTYNFPQGRVSDHRINLTLYQLDDILMGKLDDIIDPLTVHFQTEALQIMQ, encoded by the coding sequence ATGTTTGCCCAACTTGAAAATGTTGCAGAACGCAAGCTGGCCCTTGAGGCCAGACTTTCAGAGCCACAGTTGGCAAGTGACCAGGCCGAATTCCGTCGGGTGGCCAAAGAGCATGCCCATCTGGCAAAACTTGATGAGCTGTACAGCAACTACAAGAAGGTAAACAAGGAGATTGCCGAGAATCGACTTCTGCTTCAGGAAGAAGACGACAGCGAGCTCCGGGATCTTGTCCGGGCCGATCTTGGTGAACTGGAACTCCGCCAGGAAGAATTGATTAAGGAACTTCGGGTGGCTCTGCTTCCTAAAGATCCCAATGATGATAAAAACACTCTTCTTGAGATCAGGGCCGGTACCGGCGGGGATGAGGCCGCCCTTTTTGTCAGCGATCTCTTTAGGATGTACAGTCGTTTTGCCGAGCAGCAGGGGTGGAAGGTTGAGGTGATGACCAGCAATCCCACCGGAATCGGGGGGTTCAAGGAAATCATCGCCTTGATCAGCGGAGATCATGTCTACAGTAAATTAAAATATGAGTCCGGCGCCCATCGGGTACAGCGTGTTCCCGAGACGGAAACACAAGGGCGGATCCATACCTCTGCTGTAACCGTTGCGGTTTTGCCCGAGGCGGAAGAGGTTGAGCTTGATATCAGCCCCAACGAACTGCGGTTCGATGTGTACCGCTCCACCGGTTCCGGCGGGCAGAGCGTCAATACTACCGATTCGGCGGTTCGCGTTACCCATTTGCCCACCGGGTTGGTGGTGACCTGCCAGGATGAAAAATCACAGCATAAAAATAAGGCCAAGGCCTTGCAGGTTCTTCGCGCCCGGCTCCTCGACAAGATGCAGCGCGAGCAGGACGAGTTGATGTCCGCGGACCGCAGGAGTCAGGTGGGCAGCGGTGACCGGAGCGAACGCATCCGGACCTATAATTTTCCCCAGGGCAGGGTCAGCGACCATCGGATCAATCTTACCCTGTATCAACTCGATGATATTTTGATGGGAAAACTTGACGATATCATCGATCCCCTCACGGTTCATTTTCAGACAGAAGCCTTGCAGATCATGCAATAA
- the prmC gene encoding peptide chain release factor N(5)-glutamine methyltransferase → MILKQLYLESVQRLADAGVSEPEIEAALLLGHVLNYTRSQFFLALEQEIPSNQHSLFEKLLSRRLLREPLAYITGEQEFWSLPFTVSRNVLIPRPETEELLEKVFATVRQDGLPPGPLLDLGVGSGAITVVLARELADRQVFGVDLSLDALTVARGNIGRHQVQPRVFLVNADWLTAFRQERNFALVVSNPPYIDATAMETLQPEVKDFEPHRALHGGSDGLSDIRALAAQVHPVMVAGGLFFMEIGADQREAVLKIFSSFPEYDRLQVHSDLAGLPRIFQARRC, encoded by the coding sequence ATGATTCTCAAGCAGCTATATTTAGAGAGCGTCCAACGTCTTGCCGATGCCGGTGTTTCCGAGCCGGAAATCGAAGCCGCGCTTTTGCTGGGGCATGTGCTGAACTATACCCGCAGCCAATTTTTTCTTGCCCTGGAGCAAGAAATCCCCTCGAATCAGCATTCTCTTTTTGAGAAGCTCCTTTCCCGACGTCTTCTCCGGGAACCATTGGCCTACATCACCGGTGAGCAGGAATTCTGGTCGCTTCCTTTCACGGTTTCCCGCAACGTTCTCATTCCCCGTCCTGAAACCGAGGAGCTTCTGGAAAAGGTTTTTGCCACGGTGCGTCAGGATGGCCTGCCACCTGGCCCGCTCCTGGATTTGGGGGTCGGCAGTGGGGCGATTACCGTGGTCCTTGCCCGTGAGCTTGCGGATCGTCAGGTTTTTGGGGTCGACCTTTCTCTGGATGCTTTGACAGTTGCCAGGGGAAATATCGGGCGCCATCAGGTGCAGCCAAGGGTCTTTTTAGTCAACGCTGACTGGTTGACCGCCTTCCGGCAGGAAAGAAACTTTGCCCTGGTGGTCTCCAATCCGCCTTATATAGACGCCACGGCAATGGAGACGCTGCAGCCGGAGGTAAAGGATTTCGAGCCGCATCGCGCTTTGCACGGAGGCAGTGATGGCCTTTCCGATATTCGCGCTTTGGCGGCGCAGGTTCATCCGGTAATGGTGGCCGGGGGGTTGTTTTTTATGGAGATCGGTGCGGATCAGCGGGAGGCGGTGCTGAAAATCTTTTCTTCTTTTCCCGAATATGATAGGTTGCAGGTCCATTCTGATCTGGCTGGTTTGCCGCGTATTTTCCAGGCCCGTCGCTGCTGA
- the murA gene encoding UDP-N-acetylglucosamine 1-carboxyvinyltransferase codes for MDKIVIEGGYPLHGEIAVSGAKNAALPLMAACLLSGEPITLRNMPDLRDTRTFLTLLESFGVTWQKDGTVLVLDASSITNCEASYEMVKTMRASVLVLGPLLARHGTARVSLPGGCAIGARPINFHLQGLEKLGSKYELAQGYVDAKVEGRLQGGTVCFDIPSVTGTENILMAATLAEGVTIIKNAAREPEIGNLVDLLVGMGARIKGKNSDTLVVEGVKKLHGAEQEVIPDRIEAGTYLLAVGAVGGEATVTQCNPQHLPSLLEKLRGAGLSIEEGKDRIHVARKGPIKSVDIKTMPYPGFPTDLQAQIMALMTLSDGLSVIAETIFENRFMHVAELRRMGADIKVDGHSAIVTGTGRLSGAPVMATDLRASASLVIAALAAEGETHISRVYHLDRGYDDLVGKLTQAGARIRREKE; via the coding sequence ATGGACAAGATAGTTATAGAAGGCGGGTATCCCCTGCACGGTGAAATTGCGGTGAGCGGCGCTAAAAATGCAGCCCTGCCTCTGATGGCCGCCTGTCTGCTGAGCGGTGAGCCGATAACCCTGCGCAATATGCCGGATCTTCGTGATACCCGGACCTTTCTTACCCTGCTCGAATCTTTCGGGGTTACCTGGCAGAAAGACGGTACGGTGCTGGTGCTTGATGCCTCAAGCATAACCAACTGCGAGGCTTCCTACGAGATGGTGAAGACCATGCGGGCCTCGGTCTTGGTTTTAGGGCCGCTTCTCGCCCGCCACGGCACGGCGCGGGTTTCCCTGCCCGGCGGCTGCGCCATCGGTGCCCGGCCCATCAATTTTCATCTGCAGGGGTTGGAAAAACTCGGTTCTAAGTATGAATTGGCCCAGGGGTATGTCGATGCCAAGGTCGAAGGAAGGTTGCAGGGGGGGACCGTCTGTTTTGATATTCCTTCCGTCACCGGCACCGAGAATATCCTCATGGCCGCAACCCTGGCCGAAGGCGTTACCATAATCAAGAACGCGGCCCGGGAGCCGGAAATCGGCAATCTTGTCGATCTGCTCGTCGGCATGGGGGCGCGGATCAAGGGGAAGAATTCCGATACCCTGGTGGTTGAGGGGGTAAAGAAACTGCATGGGGCCGAACAGGAGGTCATCCCGGACCGGATCGAGGCAGGAACCTATCTTCTCGCCGTTGGTGCCGTGGGCGGCGAGGCCACGGTGACCCAGTGCAACCCCCAGCATCTGCCCTCCCTTCTTGAAAAATTACGGGGTGCCGGGCTTTCCATCGAGGAGGGCAAGGATCGCATCCATGTCGCTCGCAAGGGGCCCATTAAAAGTGTGGACATCAAGACCATGCCCTATCCTGGCTTCCCCACGGATTTGCAGGCTCAGATCATGGCACTGATGACCTTGAGCGATGGCTTAAGCGTGATTGCCGAAACCATCTTCGAGAATCGCTTCATGCATGTTGCCGAGCTGCGACGCATGGGGGCGGACATCAAGGTGGACGGCCACAGTGCCATCGTCACCGGCACGGGTCGGTTGAGCGGGGCACCGGTGATGGCCACGGATCTTCGGGCCAGTGCCTCCCTGGTCATTGCCGCTCTTGCCGCCGAGGGAGAGACGCATATCTCCCGAGTCTATCATCTGGACCGGGGCTATGACGATCTGGTTGGTAAACTCACCCAGGCCGGGGCCCGGATCAGGCGCGAAAAAGAGTAA
- a CDS encoding ATP-binding protein yields the protein MRKKTKIVTSPFAYASPWILATAIGMLIGIVIFFAVNNLQREKRIMTESLFNKGQAIIRFIGAGTRASMMMMGSPNTQQFQHLIEQAAGESNIIYIAVANSEGKIVAHSTPTRVGTTFDHPLPGETELPPVGKYQIINVQGTKQKVFEIVAPFKPFMRGGGYFFKRHRQAMLQGEKRPPPHQMEGNPASCQFPPGAGTWLPGENLAIIVGLDMTEQDKIIQQDRFHMLYMSVALLLVAIGGWIALLTAQSYRSSQKTLMNMQAFTDLLISRLPVGIIATNAEGYIQTFNSTAARFTGKPPEQTIGQLQASALPQIQQLFPPEEHVGEVIDREILLPPDSSAPYHLQISSVPITDGQGNTIGKVMLMYDLTEIKKLEAQVRRHDRLVSLGKMAAGVAHEVRNPLSSIKGFATLLGSRFPTASEEGEAARLLIDEVERLNRSITELLTYARPLPLAIAEVEIEPFIEASLKLIQSDAKELGVAVHHEIALKRKQVRLDKDRLNQVLLNLYLNSLQAMEHGGELQVSAHAGTRPGTVEISVRDTGCGIAEDIMERVMDPYFTTKAEGTGLGLAMVYKIIDEHGGTIRIASKKGEGTTVTIILPG from the coding sequence ATGAGAAAAAAGACCAAGATAGTTACCTCTCCCTTTGCCTATGCCTCTCCCTGGATTCTGGCCACCGCCATAGGCATGCTCATTGGTATTGTTATTTTCTTTGCGGTCAATAATCTTCAGCGGGAAAAAAGGATCATGACCGAAAGTCTTTTCAACAAAGGACAGGCCATAATCCGTTTTATCGGCGCAGGCACCAGGGCCTCGATGATGATGATGGGCTCCCCGAACACCCAACAATTCCAGCACCTGATCGAACAGGCCGCCGGGGAATCAAACATCATCTATATCGCGGTTGCCAACAGCGAAGGCAAAATCGTAGCCCACAGCACCCCGACTCGGGTGGGCACCACCTTTGACCATCCCCTGCCTGGCGAGACGGAGCTTCCGCCCGTGGGCAAATACCAAATCATCAACGTCCAGGGAACGAAACAAAAGGTCTTCGAAATCGTGGCGCCGTTCAAACCTTTCATGCGCGGCGGTGGTTATTTTTTCAAACGGCATCGGCAAGCCATGCTGCAGGGAGAAAAAAGGCCTCCCCCACACCAAATGGAGGGAAACCCTGCATCCTGCCAATTTCCGCCAGGAGCTGGCACCTGGCTGCCCGGAGAAAATCTCGCCATTATTGTCGGCCTGGACATGACAGAACAGGATAAGATTATCCAACAGGACCGATTCCACATGCTGTACATGTCCGTCGCCCTGCTGCTGGTGGCGATTGGCGGCTGGATCGCGTTGCTCACCGCGCAAAGCTACCGCTCATCGCAAAAAACCCTGATGAACATGCAGGCCTTTACCGACCTGCTTATTTCCCGGCTGCCCGTGGGAATCATCGCAACCAATGCCGAAGGATATATCCAGACCTTCAACAGTACGGCGGCAAGGTTTACCGGAAAGCCCCCGGAACAGACCATTGGTCAGCTGCAAGCCTCAGCTTTGCCGCAGATCCAGCAACTCTTCCCGCCGGAAGAACATGTTGGGGAGGTCATCGACAGAGAGATTCTCCTGCCGCCGGATTCCTCAGCGCCCTATCACCTGCAGATCAGCTCCGTTCCCATTACTGATGGCCAGGGCAACACCATCGGCAAGGTCATGCTCATGTACGATCTTACCGAGATCAAAAAACTCGAAGCCCAGGTCCGGCGGCATGACCGCCTTGTCTCCTTGGGCAAGATGGCCGCCGGCGTTGCCCATGAGGTACGAAACCCGTTGAGCTCCATCAAAGGGTTTGCCACCCTGCTGGGCTCCCGTTTTCCCACCGCCAGCGAGGAAGGAGAGGCGGCCAGATTGTTGATCGACGAAGTGGAACGGCTCAACCGCAGCATCACCGAACTGCTCACCTATGCCCGCCCGCTCCCCTTGGCCATCGCCGAGGTTGAGATCGAACCGTTTATTGAAGCGTCGCTCAAGCTCATCCAGAGTGACGCAAAGGAACTGGGCGTTGCCGTGCACCACGAAATTGCGCTGAAACGCAAACAGGTGCGGTTGGACAAGGACCGTCTCAATCAGGTTCTGCTGAACCTCTATCTCAACAGCTTGCAGGCCATGGAGCACGGCGGGGAATTACAGGTGTCGGCGCATGCGGGAACCCGGCCGGGCACCGTGGAAATAAGCGTACGGGATACGGGCTGCGGAATCGCTGAGGATATTATGGAACGGGTCATGGACCCGTATTTTACTACCAAAGCGGAAGGCACCGGTCTGGGGCTGGCCATGGTCTACAAAATCATCGACGAACACGGGGGAACAATTCGCATCGCGAGCAAAAAAGGGGAAGGCACCACCGTAACCATTATCCTGCCGGGGTAA
- a CDS encoding periplasmic heavy metal sensor — MKKTLLTVAAIATIGLAGYQFAEAQPMGAGAGMGPGVGMMAGQGQGQVQMSEEALKAREKFFSETTELRKKMFSKRTELDAVLSGEKPDEKKAAKLSEELFDIRNEMHKKAQEAGLAGAGFGPGLCGGPGGGQGMGYGPHHRSWR; from the coding sequence ATGAAAAAGACATTACTTACCGTTGCCGCAATAGCTACGATCGGTCTGGCCGGCTATCAGTTTGCCGAGGCGCAACCCATGGGGGCTGGCGCAGGCATGGGGCCTGGCGTTGGGATGATGGCTGGTCAGGGCCAAGGTCAGGTGCAGATGAGTGAAGAGGCTTTAAAGGCCAGGGAGAAATTTTTTAGCGAAACCACGGAACTGCGCAAAAAGATGTTTTCCAAGAGGACGGAACTGGATGCGGTCTTGAGCGGGGAAAAGCCCGATGAGAAAAAGGCGGCCAAGCTCTCTGAGGAGTTGTTTGACATCCGAAACGAGATGCACAAGAAGGCTCAGGAAGCAGGGTTGGCCGGGGCAGGCTTTGGCCCAGGTCTGTGTGGTGGCCCTGGTGGTGGACAGGGCATGGGCTATGGTCCCCACCATCGCTCTTGGCGGTAG
- a CDS encoding DUF3108 domain-containing protein, giving the protein MATKSRAHLLAIMLFFFLLCCFSAFSFAWAEGIIDADGFLVVRVPPRATVMIKPSIPPDDALLQTAYGGGETLRYTVSWYGIKAGELVMHLNKIAGSQEDFSIDVTARSAGVLAVFYPVEDHFLTIVQGRMRLPRRHEMQQKEGRRVNSKLTLYDQERFRVSHRKNNDPPDEYQLEGTMQNEFSSFFFMRAVSFAGESPVIVPTFADKKRHEVVVTLEGKEEQDCLLGKKKTLRVQPHLQFKGQYEKVGDPLIWFTDDPWRIPTKIQAKIVIGSLTAELVEYTGPAGDFTLTGTPKELPR; this is encoded by the coding sequence ATGGCGACGAAGAGTAGGGCGCATCTCCTGGCAATCATGCTGTTTTTCTTTTTACTCTGTTGCTTTTCCGCCTTTTCCTTTGCTTGGGCGGAGGGCATTATTGACGCCGATGGTTTTCTGGTGGTGCGTGTTCCTCCCCGTGCAACAGTGATGATAAAGCCCAGTATCCCGCCGGATGATGCGTTGTTGCAAACCGCCTATGGTGGGGGAGAGACCTTGCGCTATACGGTCAGCTGGTATGGCATAAAGGCTGGGGAGCTCGTTATGCATCTCAACAAGATTGCCGGCAGTCAGGAAGACTTTTCCATTGATGTCACAGCCAGGAGTGCGGGGGTGCTTGCGGTATTTTATCCGGTAGAGGACCATTTTCTTACCATCGTCCAGGGGCGGATGCGGTTGCCACGCCGTCATGAAATGCAGCAGAAGGAGGGGCGCCGGGTCAATAGCAAGCTTACCCTCTATGATCAGGAGCGGTTTCGGGTGAGCCATCGTAAAAATAATGACCCCCCTGATGAGTATCAGTTGGAGGGGACGATGCAGAACGAGTTTTCCTCGTTTTTCTTCATGCGGGCTGTGTCGTTTGCTGGTGAGAGCCCGGTGATTGTTCCGACCTTTGCCGATAAAAAACGGCATGAGGTGGTTGTTACCCTGGAAGGAAAGGAAGAGCAGGATTGCTTGCTGGGGAAGAAAAAGACCCTCCGGGTGCAACCGCATCTGCAATTCAAGGGGCAGTATGAAAAGGTTGGGGATCCACTGATCTGGTTTACCGATGACCCTTGGCGAATTCCGACAAAGATACAGGCGAAGATTGTTATCGGTTCTCTGACCGCGGAGTTGGTAGAATACACAGGACCGGCCGGAGATTTTACCCTTACAGGCACTCCCAAAGAATTGCCTCGATAA
- a CDS encoding iron-containing alcohol dehydrogenase has protein sequence MHDFVYHNPTQIIFGRHALDQTGERTRSVACKALLVSGRESLKNLGVYQAVHHSLRQAGIEVTEHAGVQPNPILGHVRQGVALAQKNRVEVIVALGGGSVIDSAKAIAAGALAAHDVWGFFKGKKSIKNALPIIALPTVAGSGSETNNGMVLTNETTRQKIGIGNRYLFPKIAILDPTVTFSVPPAATAFGAVDGFSHLLEFYLSREETFAPLQDHYSTGLMQTLMAACETALANPRDYQSRAELMWASALALNGISAAGLGRVGFPFHLIEHSLSALHDIPHGAGLAAILPGAMGFAARKNPARLALFAAQVFGVTEATPQLLAQEGIRLFREWLKKIAAPTSLGDLGLSQKDIPTLAANTKAQARLWRLNEYPPEIIEAILWECL, from the coding sequence ATGCACGATTTTGTTTATCACAACCCAACCCAGATCATTTTCGGCCGGCACGCCCTTGACCAGACCGGCGAACGCACCCGTTCCGTAGCGTGCAAGGCCTTGCTCGTCTCCGGCCGCGAGAGCCTGAAAAATCTGGGGGTTTACCAGGCTGTCCACCATTCCTTGCGCCAGGCAGGAATTGAAGTGACCGAGCATGCAGGGGTGCAACCGAATCCCATCCTGGGCCATGTCCGACAAGGCGTTGCCCTTGCACAAAAAAACAGGGTAGAGGTCATTGTCGCCCTGGGCGGGGGCAGTGTCATCGACAGCGCCAAGGCCATTGCAGCCGGAGCCCTGGCAGCTCACGATGTCTGGGGTTTTTTCAAGGGAAAGAAAAGCATCAAGAATGCCCTGCCGATTATCGCCCTGCCCACAGTCGCGGGCTCAGGCTCTGAAACAAACAACGGCATGGTCCTCACCAATGAAACAACCCGGCAAAAGATCGGGATCGGCAACCGCTATCTTTTTCCCAAGATCGCCATTCTGGACCCGACGGTCACCTTCAGCGTTCCGCCTGCCGCCACCGCCTTCGGGGCAGTGGACGGTTTCAGCCATCTGCTGGAATTTTACCTGAGCCGGGAAGAAACCTTTGCACCCTTGCAGGATCATTACAGCACCGGACTCATGCAAACCTTGATGGCTGCCTGCGAGACCGCCTTGGCCAACCCCAGGGATTACCAGAGCCGGGCCGAACTCATGTGGGCAAGCGCTCTGGCCTTAAACGGCATCAGCGCCGCGGGACTGGGCCGGGTCGGATTTCCCTTCCACCTGATCGAACACTCCCTCAGCGCCCTGCACGATATTCCCCACGGCGCCGGGCTCGCGGCAATCCTCCCTGGGGCCATGGGGTTTGCCGCCAGAAAAAACCCGGCCCGCCTAGCCCTCTTTGCCGCCCAGGTTTTTGGAGTAACCGAGGCAACCCCACAGCTCCTCGCCCAGGAGGGCATCCGCCTCTTTCGCGAATGGCTGAAAAAAATTGCCGCCCCCACCTCGCTTGGAGACCTGGGCCTTTCGCAGAAAGATATCCCGACCCTGGCCGCCAACACCAAAGCACAGGCGAGGTTGTGGCGACTCAACGAGTATCCGCCGGAGATTATCGAGGCAATTCTTTGGGAGTGCCTGTAA
- the rsmA gene encoding 16S rRNA (adenine(1518)-N(6)/adenine(1519)-N(6))-dimethyltransferase RsmA: MSAMTNDLPIKKILSEHQLAPSKKLGQNFLVHRQTAERIVELSGVTPDDSVLELGVGLGSLTLPLSERVKEVIGLELDAGIIAYHREQQDLPANVTLIHQDLLKADFPGLAAQTNGPLKILANLPYSISNLLLFKLIENYESLDFAVLMLQKEVGQRLTAAVGTKEYGVLSVLLAGCASVKIIMQVGPGNFHPRPKVDSVVVRITFQPVPTRVAQLPPHDRKLLRRIVNAAFGQRRKTLRNSLSAGMINGLSREQVSTLLSQSGINPETRAERLTIEDFVRLTNSVADCSPS; this comes from the coding sequence ATGAGCGCCATGACCAACGATCTGCCCATAAAAAAAATCCTCTCCGAGCACCAGCTGGCCCCCAGTAAAAAACTGGGGCAAAATTTCCTGGTCCACCGACAAACTGCGGAGCGCATTGTCGAGCTTTCCGGCGTTACCCCGGACGATTCGGTCCTGGAGCTTGGGGTTGGCCTGGGCTCCCTGACCCTCCCCCTGTCCGAACGGGTCAAGGAGGTCATCGGACTGGAACTCGATGCCGGGATCATTGCCTACCACCGCGAGCAGCAGGATCTGCCCGCCAACGTCACCCTCATCCACCAGGATCTTCTCAAGGCCGATTTTCCTGGGCTTGCGGCACAGACCAATGGCCCGCTGAAAATCCTGGCCAATCTTCCGTATTCCATCTCCAACCTGCTGCTGTTTAAACTCATTGAGAACTACGAATCCCTCGATTTTGCGGTCCTCATGTTGCAAAAAGAGGTAGGGCAACGGCTTACCGCAGCGGTGGGCACCAAGGAATACGGGGTTCTTTCCGTACTCCTTGCCGGTTGCGCCTCGGTGAAAATCATCATGCAGGTTGGCCCAGGCAATTTTCACCCGCGCCCCAAGGTCGACTCGGTGGTGGTGCGGATCACCTTTCAGCCTGTGCCCACCAGGGTGGCACAGCTCCCTCCCCATGACCGGAAACTGCTCCGGCGCATCGTCAATGCCGCCTTTGGGCAAAGAAGAAAGACCCTGCGCAACTCCCTGAGTGCGGGGATGATCAACGGCTTGTCGCGGGAACAGGTATCTACCCTGCTCAGCCAATCTGGGATCAATCCGGAAACTCGCGCCGAACGGCTGACCATTGAGGATTTTGTCCGCCTGACCAACAGTGTGGCCGACTGCTCACCAAGCTGA
- a CDS encoding DUF2062 domain-containing protein, whose translation MKPSRAAKYYYLKFLRLQGDPHSLALGVSIGLFVGTTPTLPLHTALIIILAWPLRGNILAALIAATAISNPLTWLPQYYFSWRLGSWLLPGLLSWERIQTLLALFTSGAGFRQTLSLLKQLGLEATAVMLLGGVLMAIPVACGGYILSFKFFSTLRKKRLEKHILT comes from the coding sequence ATGAAGCCGAGCCGCGCCGCAAAATACTATTACCTGAAATTTCTCCGTTTACAGGGAGACCCGCACTCCCTGGCGCTGGGCGTATCCATTGGCCTTTTTGTCGGCACTACCCCGACCCTTCCCCTGCACACCGCGCTCATCATCATCCTTGCCTGGCCCCTTAGGGGCAACATCCTTGCTGCCCTTATTGCCGCGACAGCGATCAGCAACCCCCTTACCTGGCTGCCACAATATTATTTCTCCTGGCGGCTTGGAAGCTGGTTGCTTCCCGGACTGCTTTCCTGGGAGCGGATACAAACCCTTTTGGCCCTGTTTACCTCCGGGGCGGGCTTCAGACAAACCCTCAGCCTCCTCAAACAACTGGGCCTTGAAGCTACGGCGGTCATGCTTTTGGGTGGCGTTTTGATGGCAATCCCGGTTGCCTGCGGCGGGTATATTCTTTCCTTCAAATTCTTCAGTACGCTCCGCAAGAAGCGGCTGGAAAAACATATTCTGACATGA
- the tsaD gene encoding tRNA (adenosine(37)-N6)-threonylcarbamoyltransferase complex transferase subunit TsaD has protein sequence MLILGIESSCDETAAAVLRDGHTLLSNVINSQIAVHSPYGGVVPELASRNHLENIYPVVAAALSQAGVTLDDLDGLAVTQGPGLVGSLLIGLSFAKAISAVKGIPYVGVDHIVGHLLSPFLEKEQPEFPYIALVASGGHSSIFLVQDHTTIQTLGRTRDDAAGEAFDKVGKILGLQYPGGPVISRLAEQGNPAAIPFPRAWLGPDSLDFSFSGLKTSVANYVHQHQQKDEPVNIPDVCASFQEAVVEVLCKKALKAAQSHGISTVVLAGGVAANSRLRSVLQTLGAERSIKIFMPSLELCTDNAAMIALAGFYHFAEKATTSFETDAYSRSPVLHPGPVPGATSPIAQQVPSEP, from the coding sequence ATGCTCATCCTCGGCATTGAAAGCTCCTGCGATGAAACTGCCGCCGCAGTTCTTCGCGACGGCCACACCCTGTTGAGCAATGTCATCAACTCCCAGATCGCGGTCCATAGCCCATACGGAGGCGTGGTGCCGGAGCTTGCCTCCCGGAATCATCTGGAAAACATCTATCCGGTGGTGGCGGCGGCCCTCAGCCAAGCAGGGGTAACGCTTGACGACCTTGACGGCCTGGCGGTCACCCAGGGGCCTGGGCTTGTCGGCTCACTACTCATCGGTCTCTCCTTCGCCAAAGCCATTTCCGCCGTCAAAGGCATCCCCTATGTGGGGGTTGACCATATTGTCGGGCACCTCCTCTCTCCTTTTCTGGAGAAAGAACAGCCGGAATTCCCCTATATCGCCTTGGTCGCTTCCGGAGGACATTCCAGTATTTTCCTGGTCCAGGACCACACCACCATCCAGACCCTGGGAAGAACCCGTGACGATGCGGCAGGCGAGGCCTTTGACAAGGTGGGCAAGATTCTTGGCCTCCAATACCCGGGCGGCCCGGTTATCAGCCGCCTGGCCGAGCAAGGAAACCCTGCGGCGATCCCCTTCCCCCGCGCCTGGCTTGGACCGGACAGTCTCGATTTCAGCTTCAGCGGCCTGAAAACCTCGGTGGCAAACTATGTCCACCAGCACCAGCAAAAAGACGAACCGGTCAACATCCCCGATGTCTGCGCTTCTTTTCAGGAGGCCGTGGTGGAGGTCCTGTGCAAAAAAGCGCTCAAGGCCGCACAAAGCCACGGGATATCCACCGTCGTCCTGGCCGGAGGAGTGGCGGCCAATTCCAGGTTGCGCTCCGTACTGCAAACCCTTGGCGCCGAACGAAGCATCAAGATTTTCATGCCCTCCCTGGAGCTCTGTACGGATAATGCCGCGATGATCGCCCTGGCGGGCTTTTATCATTTTGCCGAAAAAGCCACGACCTCCTTTGAGACCGATGCCTATTCCCGCTCGCCTGTTCTCCATCCAGGCCCAGTTCCTGGTGCAACTTCGCCCATTGCCCAGCAGGTCCCCTCAGAGCCATGA